The following coding sequences lie in one Synechococcus sp. CC9902 genomic window:
- a CDS encoding NAD(P)H-quinone oxidoreductase subunit J, with product MSDSAPTNPTPTNPAPEESASAVATLEPGPVSQWLNTQGFDHDVLDPDHVGVEQIGVESAVLPIIVAAIKSHGFDYLQCQGGYDEGPGERLVCFYHFIAMAEQVEAMTAGRPHELREVRLKVFLSREGTPSLPSIYGLFRGADWQERETFDMYGIEFEGHPHPKRLLMPEDWKGWPLRKDYVQPDFYEMQDAF from the coding sequence ATGAGTGATTCCGCACCAACCAACCCAACGCCAACCAATCCAGCTCCAGAGGAATCCGCGTCTGCAGTCGCGACGCTTGAACCTGGTCCTGTCAGCCAGTGGTTAAACACTCAGGGGTTTGATCACGACGTTCTCGATCCCGACCACGTTGGTGTCGAACAGATTGGTGTTGAGTCGGCCGTGTTGCCGATCATTGTTGCAGCGATCAAAAGCCATGGTTTTGATTATTTGCAGTGCCAAGGCGGGTACGACGAGGGTCCTGGAGAGAGGCTTGTTTGCTTCTATCACTTCATTGCCATGGCCGAGCAAGTGGAGGCGATGACCGCAGGTCGGCCCCATGAGTTGCGCGAAGTTCGCCTGAAAGTTTTCCTCAGTCGTGAAGGGACACCATCACTGCCATCAATTTATGGATTGTTCCGTGGCGCTGATTGGCAAGAACGTGAAACATTCGATATGTATGGCATCGAGTTTGAAGGTCACCCCCATCCCAAGCGTTTGTTAATGCCGGAAGATTGGAAGGGTTGGCCACTGCGAAAGGATTATGTGCAGCCCGACTTTTATGAAATGCAGGATGCTTTTTAA
- a CDS encoding ABC transporter ATP-binding protein: protein MDNLTMQWGARPVLDRVSLTMQPGERLAVVGPSGAGKSTVLRLLAGLQLPTSGQLRLFGEPQDYLRLDQTNPPDVRLVFQNPALLASLTVEENVGFLLREKGTLSNVEIRERVETCLEAVGLYEVAHLYPGELSGGMQKRVSFARALIDDPQRGDQSMPLLLYDEPTAGLDPVACTRIEDLIVKTTTVARGCSVVVSHVRSTIERSAERVLMLYEGHFQWQGSVDEFRSSTNPYVEQFRTGSLRGPMQPAEH from the coding sequence ATGGACAACCTCACCATGCAGTGGGGGGCCAGGCCTGTGCTGGACAGGGTGAGCCTGACGATGCAGCCCGGAGAGCGGCTTGCTGTGGTGGGGCCCTCGGGGGCAGGGAAGTCAACGGTGCTGCGACTGTTGGCTGGTTTGCAGCTGCCGACAAGCGGGCAACTGCGCTTGTTTGGTGAACCCCAGGACTATCTGCGGCTGGATCAAACGAACCCCCCTGATGTGCGTTTGGTTTTTCAGAATCCCGCGTTGCTGGCGTCCCTCACGGTTGAGGAAAATGTTGGTTTCTTGCTCCGGGAAAAAGGGACTCTGTCCAATGTTGAGATCCGCGAGCGCGTTGAAACGTGCTTAGAAGCTGTTGGCCTGTATGAGGTGGCGCATCTCTATCCCGGGGAATTAAGCGGCGGGATGCAAAAGAGAGTGAGTTTTGCCCGCGCCTTGATCGATGACCCCCAGCGGGGAGATCAGTCGATGCCTCTCTTGCTGTATGACGAGCCCACCGCAGGGCTCGATCCTGTGGCATGTACACGCATTGAAGACTTGATTGTCAAAACCACAACGGTGGCTCGGGGCTGTTCCGTTGTGGTTAGTCATGTCCGCAGCACGATTGAGCGCTCGGCGGAGCGAGTGTTGATGCTCTACGAGGGCCATTTTCAGTGGCAAGGATCGGTGGATGAATTCCGCAGTTCTACGAATCCCTATGTGGAACAGTTCAGGACGGGTAGCCTGCGCGGACCCATGCAGCCTGCGGAGCACTGA
- the yvcK gene encoding gluconeogenesis factor YvcK family protein translates to MTRSQRAVRWLQPGLVVKRWVLTSGLGLLLALIGGAVWADLKPIYWILETLSWLLGALTTILPREFTGPLVVLVGVALVLWGQSRSFGSIQQALAPDKDTVLIDALRAKSRLNRGPNIVAIGGGTGLSTLLSGLKRYSSHITAIVTVADDGGSSGVLRRELGVLPPGDIRNCLAALSTEEPLLTRLFQYRFSAGSGLEGHSFGNLFLSALTAITGNLETAITASSRVLAVQGQVVPATNVDVRLWAELENGQRIEGESNIGHAPSPIVRLGCIPERPPALPRALEAIANADLIVLGPGSLYTSLLPNLLVPELVSAIRRSRAPRLYICNLMTQPGETDGLDVRGHLRAIEAQLASLGLNQRLFPAVLAQDDLPSSALIKHYQSRGAEPVVCDSKGLKKDGYDVTQAPLQGARPTSTLRHDPRSLALAVMRFYRKHKREQSQ, encoded by the coding sequence ATGACGCGTTCCCAGCGCGCCGTGCGCTGGTTACAGCCTGGCTTGGTGGTGAAGCGCTGGGTTCTCACCTCTGGCCTGGGCCTACTACTGGCCTTAATCGGAGGAGCCGTTTGGGCCGATCTCAAACCGATTTATTGGATTCTTGAAACCCTGAGCTGGCTTCTGGGAGCACTCACCACAATCCTTCCGAGGGAATTCACCGGCCCTTTAGTAGTACTTGTGGGCGTAGCCCTCGTTTTATGGGGACAAAGCCGAAGCTTTGGCTCGATTCAACAGGCCTTAGCTCCCGACAAAGACACGGTGCTCATTGATGCACTGCGAGCCAAAAGCCGCTTAAACCGTGGTCCAAATATCGTTGCGATCGGTGGAGGCACCGGGTTATCAACATTGTTGAGCGGCCTAAAGCGCTACAGCAGCCACATCACCGCCATCGTCACAGTGGCTGATGACGGCGGCAGCAGCGGAGTTTTAAGACGGGAGCTCGGCGTCTTACCTCCTGGCGACATCCGCAACTGCCTCGCAGCTCTCTCCACGGAAGAACCACTCCTAACCCGTCTCTTTCAATACCGGTTTTCCGCTGGAAGCGGACTTGAGGGGCACAGCTTCGGAAATCTGTTCCTGTCAGCGCTGACGGCTATTACCGGCAACCTCGAAACTGCGATCACCGCCTCAAGTCGCGTCTTGGCTGTACAAGGCCAGGTGGTTCCAGCCACCAACGTCGACGTGCGTTTGTGGGCAGAACTCGAAAACGGCCAACGCATTGAAGGCGAAAGCAACATTGGCCATGCCCCAAGTCCGATTGTGAGGCTTGGTTGTATTCCCGAGCGTCCTCCGGCTCTTCCCCGAGCCCTGGAAGCCATCGCCAATGCGGATTTAATTGTGTTGGGCCCTGGCAGTCTCTACACCTCACTGCTTCCGAATTTGCTTGTGCCAGAACTGGTTTCAGCGATCCGACGCAGCCGTGCCCCTCGGCTCTACATCTGCAACTTGATGACTCAACCGGGAGAAACGGATGGCCTTGATGTGCGCGGTCATCTCAGGGCGATCGAAGCGCAACTCGCCAGCCTTGGCCTCAATCAACGGCTATTTCCTGCCGTTTTAGCTCAAGATGATTTGCCTAGTTCAGCCCTAATCAAGCATTACCAATCCCGTGGAGCCGAACCGGTCGTTTGCGATTCAAAAGGCTTGAAAAAAGATGGCTACGACGTTACCCAAGCCCCCCTTCAAGGAGCACGTCCCACATCAACATTGCGCCATGATCCTCGCAGTCTTGCCCTGGCCGTGATGCGCTTTTACCGAAAGCACAAAAGAGAACAATCGCAGTAA
- a CDS encoding NAD(P)H-quinone oxidoreductase subunit 3: MFALPGYDAFLGFLLIAAAVPVLALVTNKLLAPKSRAGERQLTYESGMEPIGGAWIQFNIRYYMFALVFVIFDVETVFLYPWAVAFNRLGLLAFIEALIFIAILLVALAYAWRKGALEWS; the protein is encoded by the coding sequence ATGTTCGCCCTGCCCGGCTATGACGCCTTTTTGGGGTTTCTGCTGATTGCGGCAGCCGTTCCGGTGCTGGCGCTTGTCACCAACAAGCTTTTGGCTCCAAAAAGCCGCGCTGGTGAACGTCAACTCACTTACGAATCAGGCATGGAGCCGATCGGTGGTGCGTGGATTCAGTTCAATATTCGCTACTACATGTTTGCGCTGGTCTTCGTCATTTTTGATGTTGAGACGGTGTTTCTGTACCCCTGGGCCGTGGCTTTCAATCGGCTCGGTCTGCTGGCGTTCATCGAAGCGCTCATTTTTATTGCCATCCTGTTGGTAGCCCTTGCCTATGCCTGGCGCAAAGGCGCCCTCGAGTGGAGTTGA
- a CDS encoding NADH dehydrogenase subunit K: protein MPESPSISAVRDLREATCGPIGTPEVTNELSENIILTSLDDLHNWARLSSLWPLLYGTACCFIEFAALLGSRFDFDRFGLVPRSSPRQADLLIVAGTVTMKMAPALVRLYEQMPEPKYVIAMGACTITGGMFSADSTTAVRGVDKLIPVDLYLPGCPPRPEAIFDAVIKLRKKVGDESLAERSKHQQTHRYFTMTHQMKAVEPQVTGAYLRAESQQAALAAAPAGQTLATDAAVLNPAPEMVQP, encoded by the coding sequence ATGCCTGAATCACCATCGATTTCCGCCGTTCGCGACCTGCGGGAGGCCACTTGCGGCCCCATCGGTACCCCTGAGGTAACCAACGAGCTGAGTGAAAACATCATTCTCACCAGCCTTGATGATCTCCACAATTGGGCACGACTCAGCAGTCTTTGGCCACTGCTTTACGGCACTGCCTGTTGCTTCATCGAGTTTGCAGCGCTGCTTGGCTCACGTTTCGATTTCGATCGATTCGGTTTGGTGCCGCGCAGTTCACCCCGTCAGGCGGATCTACTCATCGTGGCTGGCACAGTCACCATGAAAATGGCTCCTGCTTTGGTCCGTCTCTACGAACAGATGCCTGAGCCGAAGTATGTGATTGCCATGGGTGCATGCACAATTACCGGCGGCATGTTCAGCGCTGATTCCACGACGGCCGTCCGCGGCGTTGACAAGTTGATTCCTGTGGACTTGTACCTCCCTGGATGTCCTCCACGGCCGGAAGCCATTTTTGATGCAGTAATCAAGTTGCGCAAAAAGGTTGGCGATGAGTCTCTGGCTGAGCGCAGCAAGCACCAGCAGACCCATCGTTATTTCACGATGACTCACCAAATGAAAGCGGTGGAACCTCAAGTCACCGGTGCATATTTGCGCGCTGAAAGTCAACAAGCAGCTTTGGCGGCAGCCCCTGCTGGACAAACATTGGCGACGGATGCCGCCGTTTTGAATCCCGCTCCTGAAATGGTTCAGCCATGA